Proteins encoded by one window of Bactrocera oleae isolate idBacOlea1 chromosome 4, idBacOlea1, whole genome shotgun sequence:
- the LOC106618196 gene encoding cytochrome P450 6g1 produces the protein MLSVDTACLLATLLALVYIWCRYTYGYWRRNKVPYMTPLPLIGNMEVLFTMRNSFYLYLSDIYKDARMSKAAAVGIYVLNRPALVLREPELIKTVLIKEFSKFSDRSAGCDPHDDALGSNNLFFINNPQWKDLRTKITPVFTTGKIKQMYPLMTDIGTELEAHLNSYAKTDDAFVTEVKEVCALFTTDMIATIAFGVKANSLVNPKGEFRTQGRKLLTFTFGRAIDFFVAFFFPKWVATLRIKVFTPEFSSFLRRTINHVMSSREESKATRNDLIDVLLSLKEEAVAKGEYNTKLQDMLTAQAAVFFSAGFETSSSTMTFALYELSKRPDLQERLRNEICEALLAEQGTISYETINNLPYLGMVVDEVLRLYPVLPFLDREHLPNDGEKQFDLKPYYDYTMPSGMSVYVPIFGIQRDPEYWPNPNTFDPERFSAENKKTHKPMTYFPFGNGPRNCIGSRIGLLQSKVGLVHILKNHYVATCEKTPAEIIFDPLSILLSHKTSIYLKFVNDKRYDRNSRQ, from the exons GGTAGATACTGCTTGCCTCTTGGCGACCCTTTTGGCGCTGGTCTACATTTGGTGCCGTTACACATATGGCTACTGGAGACGCAATAAGGTGCCCTATATGACGCCATTGCCACTGATTGGCAATATGGAAGTTTTGTTTACAATGAGGAATAGTTTCTATCTATATCTATCCGACATTTATAAAGATGCTAGAATGTCAAAGGCTGCGGCAGTCGGCATTTATGTACTCAACCGGCCAGCGTTAGTGTTACGTGAACCGGAACTTATAAAAACGGTGCTAATTAAGGAGTTTTCAAAGTTCTCCGATCGTTCAGCCGGCTGTGATCCACACGATGATGCTTTGGGTTCGAATAATCTGTTTTTCATAAACAATCCACAATGGAAGGATCTGAGAACGAAAATTACGCCAGTTTTCACAACGGGAAAGATCAAACAAATGTATCCACTAATGACTGAC ATCGGCACGGAGCTGGAAGCCCATTTGAATTCGTATGCGAAAACTGACGACGCTTTCGTAACCGAAGTTAAAGAGGTTTGTGCACTCTTCACCACCGATATGATTGCCACCATCGCTTTTGGTGTGAAAGCTAATAGTCTTGTAAATCCAAAAGGCGAATTCCGCACACAAGGACGAAAATTACTAACCTTTACATTCGGTCGTGCCATTGACTTCTTCGTCGCTTTTTTCTTTCCGAAGTGGGTCGCTACATTGCGCATTAAAGTTTTTACGCCGGAGTTCAGCTCATTTTTACGTCGCACCATCAATCATGTAATGTCATCAAGAGAGGAGAGCAAAGCGACACGTAACGATCTTATCGATGTGTTGTTGAGCCTAAAAGAAGAGGCTGTTGCGAAAGGCGAGTATAATACCAAGTTACAGGATATGTTGACAGCACAAGCTGCGGTATTTTTCTCAGCTGGTTTTGAGACGTCATCTTCAACAATGACATTTGCGCTATACGAGTTATCGAAACGGCCCGATTTGCAAGAACGTCTGCGCAATGAGATTTGTGAAGCTCTCCTAGCTGAGCAGGGTACAATATCGTATGAGACTATCAATAATCTACCATATCTGGGTATGGTTGTGGATGAAGTGCTGCGTTTATATCCAGTATTACCTTTTCTCGATCGCGAACATCTGCCAAACGACGGTGAAAAGCAATTCGATCTTAAACCGTATTACGATTACACAATGCCAAGCGGCATGTCTGTTTATGTACCAATCTTCGGCATACAGCGTGATCCCGAG TACTGGCCCAACCCGAACACCTTCGATCCTGAACGTTTCAGCGCCGAGAATAAGAAAACCCATAAACCTATGACCTACTTTCCGTTCGGCAATGGACCACGTAACTGTATTGGTAGCCGCATTGGTTTACTGCAGTCTAAGGTGGGTCTGGTGCATATATTGAAGAATCATTACGTGGCCACATGTGAGAAAACACCGGCGGAAATCATTTTCGATCCACTGTCCATACTTTTAAGTCATAAAACAAgcatttacttaaaatttgtcAATGACAAACGATATGACCGCAATTCGAGACAATGA
- the LOC138855598 gene encoding cytochrome P450 6g1-like, which translates to MLSVDTTCLLATLFALVYIWCRYTYGYWKRNKVPYMTPLPPIGNMDVLFTMRNSFYLYLSDVYKDAKMSKAAAVGIYILTKPALVLREPELIKSVLIKEFPKFSNRSAGCDPHDDALGSNNMFFIRNPQWRDLRSKISPIFTTGKIKQMYSLMADISIELETHLNSYAKTDDAFVTEVKEVCALFTTDMIATIAFGVKANSLVNPNGEFRTQGRKLLTFTFGRAFNFFVAFFFPNWVTTLRIKLFTPEFSSFLRGTIDHVMALREKSKAKRNDLIDVLVSLKEEAIAKGEYNAQLQDVLTAQAAVFLSAGFETSSATMTFALYELSKRPDLQERLRNEICEALVAEQGTISYETINNLQYLGMVVDEVLRLYPVLPYLDREHLPKKGENQFDLKPYYDYTMPIGMPIYIPIFGIQRDPEYWSNPNTFDPERFSAKNKKTHKPLSYFPFGNGPRNCIGSRIGLLQTKMGLVHILKNHYVTTCEKTPAEITFDPLSIVLNYKGGIYLKFVNDKRYERNARQ; encoded by the exons ATGCTGTCGGTAGATACTACTTGCCTCTTGGCGACCCTTTTTGCGCTGGTCTACATATGGTGCCGCTACACATATGGCTACTGGAAACGTAATAAGGTGCCCTATATGACACCATTGCCACCGATTGGCAATATGGATGTTTTGTTTACAATGAGGAATAGTTTCTATCTATATCTATCTGACGTTTATAAGGATGCGAAAATGTCAAAGGCCGCGGCAGTTGGCATTTATATACTCACTAAGCCGGCGTTAGTGTTACGTGAGCCGGAACTTATTAAATCTGTGCTAATCAAGGAGTTTCCGAAGTTCAGCAATCGTTCTGCTGGCTGTGATCCACACGATGATGCTTTGGGCTCGAATAATATGTTTTTCATACGCAATCCACAATGGAGAGATTTGAGATCGAAAATATCGCCGATATTCACAACGGGAAAGATCAAACAAATGTATTCACTAATGGCTGAC ATCAGCATAGAGTTAGAAACCCATTTGAATTCGTATGCGAAAACTGACGACGCTTTCGTAACCGAGGTTAAAGAGGTTTGTGCGCTCTTTACCACCGATATGATTGCTACCATCGCTTTTGGTGTGAAAGCTAATAGTCTTGTAAATCCGAATGGCGAATTCCGCACACAAGGACGAAAATTGCTAACCTTTACATTCGGTCGTGCCTTTAACTTCTTCGTCGCTTTTTTCTTTCCGAATTGGGTTACTACATTGCGCATTAAACTTTTTACGCCGGAGTTCAGCTCATTTTTACGTGGCACGATCGATCATGTGATGGCGTTAAGAGAGAAGAGCAAAGCGAAGCGTAACGATCTTATCGATGTGTTGGTAAGCCTGAAAGAAGAGGCTATTGCGAAAGGCGAGTATAATGCTCAGTTACAAGATGTTTTGACAGCACAAGCTGCGGTATTTCTATCAGCTGGTTTTGAGACGTCATCTGCGACGATGACTTTTGCGCTATACGAGCTATCGAAACGACCCGATTTACAAGAACGTCTGCGCAATGAGATTTGTGAAGCTCTCGTAGCTGAGCAGGGTACAATTTCATATGAGACTATCAATAATCTACAATATCTGGGTATGGTAGTGGACGAAGTGTTGCGTTTATATCCAGTACTACCTTATCTCGATCGCGAACATCTGCCGAAGAAAGGAGAAAATCAATTCGATCTTAAACCGTATTACGATTACACAATGCCAATCGGTATGCCTATTTATATACCAATCTTTGGCATACAACGTGATCCCGAG TATTGGTCCAACCCAAACACTTTCGACCCTGAACGTTTCAGCGCCAAGAATAAGAAAACCCATAAGCCTTTGTCCTATTTTCCGTTCGGCAATGGACCACGTAACTGTATTGGTAGTCGGATCGGTTTGCTGCAGACGAAGATGGGTTTGGTGCATATATTGAAGAATCACTATGTGACCACTTGTGAGAAAACGCCGGCGGAAATCACTTTCGATCCACTGTCCATAGTTTTGAATTATAAGGGAGGcatttacttgaaatttgtcAATGACAAACGCTATGAGCGAAATGCGAGGCAGTGA